In the Pantoea sp. Aalb genome, one interval contains:
- the lpxD gene encoding UDP-3-O-(3-hydroxymyristoyl)glucosamine N-acyltransferase, translating to MLSIKLADLAEYLDAKLYGDGDITIFGIASIQSAILGQITFFANSRYREQLANVKASAVILKEVDLEFCHTAALVVKDPYLTYARIAQLLDTTPQPAQNIAPSAVIDSTVKLDKNIAIGANAVIESDVELCDNVVIGAGCFIGKKTYIGRGSRLWSNVTIYHEIKIGENCLIQSGAIIGSDGFGYVNDCGKWVKIPQLGTVVIGNKVEIGACTTVDRGTLDNTLIGNGVIIDNQCQIAHNVIIGDNTAIAAGVIMGGSLKVGHHCMIGGASVINGHMEICDKVTITGMSMVIRAITEPGVYSSGIPLQPNKIWRKTASLLMNINNMNKRLKKIERKLNEHD from the coding sequence ATGTTATCAATTAAACTGGCTGATTTAGCTGAGTATTTAGATGCAAAATTGTATGGTGATGGAGATATCACTATCTTTGGAATTGCTTCTATACAATCAGCTATACTTGGTCAAATTACTTTTTTTGCTAATAGCCGTTATAGGGAACAGCTTGCTAATGTAAAGGCCTCGGCTGTAATACTAAAAGAGGTAGATCTAGAATTTTGCCATACAGCTGCATTAGTAGTAAAAGATCCTTACTTAACTTATGCTCGTATTGCACAATTATTAGATACAACGCCACAACCAGCACAAAATATTGCACCTAGTGCAGTAATAGATTCAACAGTTAAACTAGATAAAAATATTGCTATAGGAGCTAATGCAGTTATCGAATCTGATGTTGAACTATGTGATAATGTGGTAATTGGTGCAGGGTGTTTTATTGGAAAAAAGACATACATTGGTCGTGGTTCACGATTATGGTCTAATGTAACAATTTATCATGAAATTAAAATTGGTGAAAATTGTCTCATTCAATCTGGTGCTATTATCGGTTCTGATGGTTTTGGATATGTTAATGATTGCGGTAAATGGGTAAAAATTCCACAACTAGGAACTGTAGTAATAGGAAATAAGGTGGAAATTGGTGCTTGTACAACCGTTGATCGAGGTACATTAGATAATACTTTGATAGGTAATGGTGTTATTATAGATAATCAATGTCAAATTGCACACAATGTTATAATTGGAGATAATACTGCAATTGCTGCTGGTGTTATCATGGGTGGTAGTTTGAAGGTTGGTCATCACTGTATGATTGGCGGAGCCAGTGTTATTAATGGACATATGGAAATTTGTGATAAGGTTACAATAACCGGTATGAGTATGGTTATACGTGCAATTACAGAACCTGGAGTATATTCATCTGGTATTCCATTACAACCTAATAAAATTTGGCGGAAAACAGCATCTTTACTTATGAATATAAATAATATGAATAAACGTTTAAAAAAAATAGAACGTAAACTTAATGAACATGATTAA
- the fabZ gene encoding 3-hydroxyacyl-ACP dehydratase FabZ, which yields MTNKMHTLKIEEILELLPHRYPFLLVDCVLEFKEHQYLRAVKNISVNEPFFQGHFPGKPIFPGVLILEAMAQATGILAFKSVGKLEPGELYYFAGIDEARFKHPVVPGDQMIMEVNFEKTRRGLTRFKGVAIVNEKIVCEATMMCARSREA from the coding sequence TTGACTAATAAAATGCATACTCTGAAAATTGAAGAAATTTTAGAACTATTGCCGCATCGTTATCCTTTTTTGTTAGTTGACTGTGTGCTGGAATTTAAAGAGCATCAATATTTACGCGCAGTAAAAAATATTTCTGTTAATGAACCGTTTTTTCAGGGGCATTTTCCTGGAAAACCTATTTTTCCAGGAGTTTTAATTTTAGAAGCGATGGCTCAAGCAACTGGTATTCTAGCCTTTAAAAGTGTTGGCAAATTGGAACCAGGTGAACTTTATTATTTTGCTGGTATAGATGAAGCACGGTTTAAGCACCCAGTAGTGCCAGGCGATCAAATGATAATGGAAGTAAATTTTGAAAAGACTCGTCGTGGCCTTACACGATTTAAAGGAGTTGCTATCGTAAACGAAAAAATTGTTTGTGAGGCAACTATGATGTGTGCCCGTAGCCGGGAGGCATAA
- the lpxA gene encoding acyl-ACP--UDP-N-acetylglucosamine O-acyltransferase, whose product MIDSTASIHPSSLIEEGAVIGANVYIGPFCFVGANVEIGENTVLKSHVVLNGYTRIGKNNQIYQFVSIGEVNQDLKYAGESTCVEIGDLNRIRESVTIHRGTLQGGCLTKVGSSNLLMVNVHIAHDCIVGNRCILANNATLGGHVTVDDFVIIGGMTAIHQWCTIGAHVVIGGCSGVTQDVPPYIIAQGNHATPFGINILGLKRRGFNKEALHAIRNAYKLLYRSNKTMEEAKPAIEALAKKHNEVKLFYDFFARSNRGLIR is encoded by the coding sequence GTGATTGATTCAACCGCTAGCATTCATCCCAGTTCTTTAATTGAAGAAGGTGCTGTAATTGGCGCTAACGTTTATATAGGACCTTTTTGTTTTGTCGGTGCCAACGTAGAAATAGGTGAAAATACAGTACTAAAATCGCATGTAGTATTAAATGGTTACACTCGTATTGGTAAAAATAATCAAATTTATCAATTTGTTTCAATTGGTGAAGTAAACCAAGATTTAAAATATGCTGGTGAGTCAACGTGTGTTGAAATAGGTGATTTAAACCGAATACGAGAAAGTGTAACAATTCATCGTGGTACTTTACAAGGAGGATGTTTAACTAAAGTAGGTAGCAGTAACTTACTTATGGTAAATGTGCACATTGCACATGACTGTATAGTAGGTAATCGTTGTATTTTAGCTAATAATGCTACATTAGGTGGTCATGTTACTGTTGATGATTTCGTTATTATTGGTGGTATGACAGCAATACATCAATGGTGTACTATTGGAGCTCATGTAGTAATTGGTGGTTGTTCTGGTGTGACGCAGGATGTGCCTCCATATATTATTGCTCAAGGCAATCATGCTACACCATTTGGTATTAATATTTTAGGACTTAAACGTCGTGGCTTTAATAAAGAAGCTCTCCATGCTATTCGTAATGCATATAAATTATTATATCGTAGTAATAAAACTATGGAAGAGGCTAAACCAGCAATTGAAGCTCTTGCAAAAAAACATAATGAAGTTAAATTATTCTATGATTTTTTTGCTCGTTCTAATCGAGGATTGATCCGGTAA
- the lpxB gene encoding lipid-A-disaccharide synthase: MLVRPLTIACTAGEISGDILGAGLIRALKARYPKIRFVGVPGPHMRKEGCEAWYKMEDISVMGIVEVTRRLVSLLKIRYELTQRLTKLQPDVFIGIDAPDFNITIEGNLKRIGIRTIHYVSPSIWAWRQNRIFKIKRNTNLILVLFPFEKKLYDLFNVPCKFIGHPIADYMPLSPNKLVIRRELGISKNSICLALLPGSRSAEVEMLSADFIRAAQILYYRYPLLEIIVPLVNYKHRIHFENIKSKIAPKLPMYLIDGKNSRQAMRASDATIITSGTATLECMLAKCPMVVGYRMNLFNFWIAKFLVKTNYIALPNLLAGEKIVTELLQNKCNPLAIVDALEPLIHRGPKRDTILKTFNELHQKIRLNADEQAADAVLEIIKNG; encoded by the coding sequence ATGTTAGTTCGCCCTTTAACTATCGCTTGTACTGCAGGTGAAATATCAGGAGATATTCTTGGTGCTGGCCTTATTCGTGCTTTAAAGGCACGTTATCCTAAAATACGTTTTGTTGGTGTACCAGGACCGCATATGAGAAAAGAAGGATGTGAAGCTTGGTACAAAATGGAAGATATTTCCGTAATGGGCATCGTAGAAGTAACAAGACGTCTAGTCAGTTTGTTAAAAATTCGTTATGAACTTACACAACGTCTTACTAAACTTCAGCCAGATGTTTTTATTGGTATAGATGCTCCAGATTTTAACATCACAATTGAAGGTAATCTTAAGCGTATAGGTATTCGTACCATTCATTATGTTAGTCCTTCTATTTGGGCTTGGCGTCAAAATCGTATATTTAAAATTAAACGTAATACTAATTTAATACTAGTATTATTTCCATTTGAAAAAAAATTGTATGATTTATTTAATGTTCCATGTAAATTTATTGGTCATCCTATAGCTGATTATATGCCTCTATCTCCTAATAAATTAGTAATACGTCGTGAATTAGGGATATCTAAAAACTCTATTTGTCTTGCTTTACTACCTGGTAGTCGTAGTGCTGAAGTAGAAATGTTAAGTGCCGATTTCATAAGAGCTGCTCAAATTTTATATTATCGTTATCCGTTACTAGAAATTATAGTACCATTGGTAAATTATAAACATCGTATACATTTTGAAAATATTAAGTCTAAAATTGCGCCTAAGCTACCAATGTATTTAATAGATGGTAAAAATAGCCGTCAAGCTATGAGAGCTAGTGATGCTACAATTATCACTTCTGGTACTGCGACATTAGAGTGTATGTTGGCTAAATGTCCAATGGTAGTTGGGTATCGTATGAACTTATTTAACTTTTGGATTGCTAAATTTTTAGTAAAAACTAATTATATTGCATTACCAAATTTACTAGCAGGAGAAAAAATTGTAACAGAGCTACTACAAAACAAGTGCAATCCGTTAGCAATAGTAGATGCATTAGAGCCACTAATACATAGAGGTCCTAAACGCGATACAATATTGAAAACTTTTAATGAATTACATCAAAAAATTAGATTAAATGCTGATGAACAAGCAGCAGATGCAGTATTGGAAATAATTAAAAATGGATAA
- the rnhB gene encoding ribonuclease HII, translating to MDNFIYPNASKIAGVDEVGRGALVGAVVAAAVILDPDNPIVGLADSKMLTEKKRLELNYQIKNKAIAWSIARAESTEIDEMNISYATMLAIKRAVLNLKTVPDFVLIDGNYNLTLPIPYQSVIKGDILVKEISAASIIAKVSRDFDMYELDKKFPQYGFAKHKGYPTNLHKNKLLQYGAISHHRCSFKPVRNVIIKTKNYSTTII from the coding sequence ATGGATAATTTTATTTACCCTAATGCAAGTAAAATTGCTGGAGTTGACGAAGTTGGACGAGGTGCATTAGTAGGTGCAGTCGTGGCTGCTGCAGTGATATTAGATCCAGATAATCCTATTGTTGGTCTTGCTGATTCAAAAATGTTAACAGAAAAGAAACGTCTCGAATTAAACTACCAAATAAAAAATAAAGCTATTGCTTGGAGTATAGCCCGTGCAGAATCAACAGAGATTGATGAAATGAATATTTCATATGCTACAATGCTAGCAATTAAGAGGGCAGTTTTAAATCTTAAGACTGTACCAGATTTTGTACTCATCGACGGTAATTATAATTTAACACTACCTATACCTTATCAGTCAGTTATTAAAGGAGATATTTTAGTAAAAGAAATTAGTGCTGCTTCTATCATTGCTAAGGTAAGTCGTGACTTTGATATGTATGAATTAGATAAAAAATTTCCACAATATGGATTTGCTAAACATAAAGGTTATCCGACAAATTTACATAAAAATAAGTTATTACAGTATGGAGCTATCTCTCATCATCGTTGTAGTTTTAAACCAGTACGCAATGTCATAATTAAAACAAAAAACTATTCAACTACCATAATATAA
- the dnaE gene encoding DNA polymerase III subunit alpha, which produces MAEPHFIHLRTHSDYSIIDGLSKIESLIKKSVDLNMPAIAITDFMNLFGLVRFYSIAHKAGIKPIIGADFNVTSDLMKEITKLTILATNNTGYQNLTLLISRAYQRGYNNIIGPVIDRNWLIDLGEGLILLSGGRRGDVGRSLLKKNRILALQCLSFYQKYFANNYYLELIRTGRSDEETYLHAAVELVITENLPVVATNEVCFLNQDDFDVHEIRVAIHNGYMLNDPKRPRDYSPLQYMRSEDEMCKVFSDIPEALKNSVEIAKRCNVTMHLGEYFLPHFPTGKMTTEHFLIMKSYEGLEKRLKFLFKNDKLREQKKIEYEKRLKMELNVINQMGFPSYFLIVMEFIQWSKDKGIPVGPGRGSGAGSLVAYVLQITDIDPLEFDLLFERFLNSERISMPDFDIDFCMEKRDQVIDHVSEMYGRESVSQIITFGTMAAKAVIRDVGRVLGHLYGFVDRISKLIPHDPGITLEKALIVEPQLLEIYQSDEEVKSLIDMARKLEGVTRNAGKHAGGVVIAPTRITNFAPLYCDESGNNQVTQFDKNDVEHAGLVKFDFLGLRTLTIIDWALKIINLNRIKHKLEPINISTIPLNDKKSFDMLQRAETTAIFQLESRGMKDLIKRLKPDCFEDMIALVALFRPGPLQSGMVDNFINRKHGKEKIFYPDSQWQHKSLKPVLEHTYGIILYQEQVMQIAQVLSGYTLGKADILRRAMGKKRPEEMAKQRSVFREGAEKMGINGTLSMKIFDLVEKFAGYGFNKSHSAAYALVSYQTLWLKAHYPAEFMAAVMTADMDNHDKIIGLVEECWRIGLKVLPPDINSSFYAFHVNSDGNILYGMGAIKGVGEAPIEAIIDSRNKHGSFKGIFDFCTRISTKKINRHILEKLIISGTFDSVGLHRAALIHVLDDAIKTAEQHSKDEAIGQKDMFGVLVKKPEQIEKYFTKIKPWAEKVKLDGERETLGLYLTGHPINQYLNEIKRYVGNIRLRDIHPTGRGKLTVAAGLVVEARTIVTKRGNKIGICTIDDRSGRLEVILFTKILEKYHQLLQRDRILIVSGQVNFNDFSKGTLKMTATKVMDINDVREKHVRGVVISLTEKQINNKLLHNLRKFLRSHRSGNIPIYFYYQKDDARAKLRFGSEWLISPTDHLLNDLRSLVGVDQVELKFD; this is translated from the coding sequence ATGGCTGAACCTCATTTTATACACTTACGTACCCATAGTGATTATTCTATAATTGATGGATTATCAAAAATTGAATCACTAATTAAAAAATCAGTAGATCTGAACATGCCAGCGATTGCTATTACTGATTTCATGAACTTATTTGGCTTAGTAAGATTTTATAGTATAGCACATAAAGCAGGTATTAAACCTATTATTGGTGCTGATTTCAATGTTACTAGTGATTTAATGAAAGAGATTACAAAACTTACCATTCTTGCTACAAACAATACGGGCTATCAAAATCTAACATTACTAATTTCTCGTGCTTATCAACGTGGTTATAATAATATTATTGGACCAGTTATTGATCGTAATTGGTTAATTGATTTAGGTGAAGGATTAATTCTTTTATCTGGTGGGCGTCGAGGTGATGTTGGTCGGAGTTTACTAAAAAAAAATCGTATACTAGCTCTTCAATGTCTTAGTTTTTATCAGAAATATTTTGCTAATAATTATTATCTTGAATTAATACGAACTGGTCGTTCCGATGAGGAAACTTACTTACATGCAGCAGTAGAATTAGTAATTACTGAAAATTTACCAGTAGTTGCAACAAATGAAGTTTGTTTTCTTAATCAAGATGATTTTGATGTACATGAAATTCGTGTCGCTATTCATAATGGATATATGTTAAACGATCCGAAACGTCCTCGTGATTATAGTCCTCTTCAATATATGCGCAGTGAAGATGAAATGTGCAAAGTGTTTTCTGATATTCCTGAAGCATTAAAAAATAGTGTAGAAATTGCTAAACGTTGTAATGTTACGATGCATCTTGGAGAATATTTTCTACCGCATTTTCCAACTGGTAAAATGACGACTGAACATTTCCTTATCATGAAGTCATATGAAGGCTTAGAAAAACGACTAAAATTTCTTTTTAAGAATGACAAATTACGAGAACAAAAGAAAATAGAATATGAAAAACGTCTAAAAATGGAATTAAACGTTATTAATCAAATGGGATTTCCTAGTTATTTTCTAATTGTTATGGAATTTATTCAGTGGTCAAAAGATAAAGGTATCCCAGTTGGTCCAGGTCGTGGTTCTGGTGCAGGATCTTTAGTCGCTTATGTATTACAAATTACTGATATTGATCCTCTAGAATTTGATTTGCTTTTTGAACGTTTTCTTAATTCAGAGCGTATATCAATGCCGGATTTCGATATTGACTTTTGTATGGAAAAACGTGATCAAGTGATAGACCATGTTTCAGAAATGTATGGACGTGAATCAGTTTCGCAAATTATTACTTTTGGTACTATGGCAGCAAAGGCAGTAATTCGTGATGTAGGACGTGTACTTGGTCATCTTTATGGTTTTGTAGACCGTATTTCAAAATTAATTCCTCATGATCCTGGTATAACACTAGAAAAGGCGCTTATTGTCGAACCACAGCTATTAGAAATATATCAATCAGATGAAGAGGTTAAATCTCTTATAGATATGGCACGTAAGTTAGAAGGAGTCACACGTAATGCTGGCAAACATGCTGGAGGAGTAGTAATTGCACCTACTAGAATTACTAATTTTGCTCCTTTGTATTGTGATGAAAGTGGTAATAATCAAGTTACACAGTTTGATAAAAATGATGTTGAACATGCGGGATTAGTAAAATTTGATTTTCTTGGATTACGTACTCTAACAATTATTGATTGGGCATTAAAAATTATTAATTTAAATCGCATAAAGCACAAGTTAGAACCAATTAATATTTCTACTATCCCTCTAAATGATAAAAAAAGTTTTGATATGTTGCAACGAGCGGAGACAACGGCAATATTTCAACTTGAATCACGTGGTATGAAAGATCTAATTAAACGATTAAAACCTGATTGTTTTGAAGATATGATTGCATTAGTAGCATTATTTCGTCCAGGTCCACTACAATCAGGTATGGTCGATAATTTTATTAATCGTAAGCATGGAAAAGAAAAAATATTCTACCCTGATAGTCAATGGCAGCATAAAAGTTTAAAACCAGTATTAGAACATACATATGGTATAATTTTATATCAAGAACAAGTAATGCAAATTGCACAAGTACTTTCAGGTTATACTCTAGGTAAGGCAGATATACTGCGTCGAGCAATGGGTAAAAAGAGACCTGAAGAAATGGCTAAGCAACGCTCAGTATTTCGAGAAGGCGCAGAAAAAATGGGTATTAACGGAACCCTATCGATGAAAATTTTTGATTTGGTAGAAAAATTTGCTGGGTATGGATTTAATAAATCACATTCAGCTGCTTATGCTTTAGTTTCATATCAAACATTATGGCTAAAAGCACATTATCCAGCTGAATTCATGGCAGCTGTAATGACTGCCGATATGGATAATCATGATAAAATAATTGGTTTAGTAGAAGAATGTTGGCGTATAGGGTTAAAGGTATTACCACCTGATATAAATTCTAGCTTTTATGCGTTTCATGTCAATAGTGATGGAAATATTTTATATGGAATGGGAGCAATTAAAGGTGTAGGTGAAGCTCCAATAGAAGCAATTATTGATTCACGTAATAAACACGGTAGTTTTAAAGGAATTTTTGATTTTTGTACACGTATAAGTACTAAAAAAATTAACCGTCATATATTGGAAAAATTAATTATATCTGGAACATTTGATAGTGTAGGTCTACATCGTGCTGCTTTGATACATGTATTAGATGATGCCATAAAGACAGCTGAACAGCATTCTAAAGATGAAGCTATTGGCCAAAAAGATATGTTTGGTGTATTAGTTAAAAAACCAGAGCAAATAGAAAAATATTTTACTAAAATTAAACCATGGGCAGAAAAAGTAAAGCTTGATGGTGAACGTGAAACTCTTGGTTTATATCTTACTGGTCATCCTATTAATCAATATTTAAACGAAATTAAACGATATGTCGGTAACATACGTTTAAGAGATATTCATCCTACAGGCCGTGGTAAATTAACAGTAGCAGCTGGTTTAGTAGTCGAAGCTCGTACAATAGTTACTAAGCGCGGTAATAAAATTGGTATTTGTACAATTGATGATCGCTCTGGTCGATTAGAAGTAATCCTATTTACCAAAATTTTAGAAAAGTATCATCAACTACTTCAAAGAGATAGAATTTTAATAGTTAGTGGACAAGTTAATTTTAATGATTTTAGTAAAGGTACTCTTAAAATGACAGCTACTAAAGTTATGGATATTAATGACGTTCGAGAAAAACATGTCCGAGGAGTTGTAATTTCATTAACAGAGAAACAAATAAATAATAAACTTTTACATAA